In one window of Deltaproteobacteria bacterium DNA:
- a CDS encoding PDZ domain-containing protein gives MKRRLMQPQSIAALSLGLALALGGPWGVGLGLPAASVPTLFDEAAELLMPKGADSRLTAERDALRAQLGAAPNYAQSRLALSQLRREIGGLALEAQLLSSEEQKYWVDAACFGGELDTYPVRHIGAWFERRGRRWFVQSVLAGGPAADAGIVRGDEILTVNGQPFAPVASFRDVQPAAQVQLGLRRLPWEAPRQIKVTVTSSSMAEALKRHQTLGSFVRQVGGRRVMYAPLPLTCHRSLETALAALAVKAQAQADALVLDLRGDFADGGLTFAAPFISLPTSKDTAASPLGLAPFAKKLVLLVDAGTRGGREQLAAFLQQRGRAVLVGTTTAGATRAGRAVSLGDGGDALLWLPRGDGGGAPLVPDVAVEAALVYAAGGDAILDQGLAQAALTAAPRN, from the coding sequence CGCTATCACTAGGCTTAGCCCTAGCGTTGGGCGGACCGTGGGGTGTGGGTCTCGGTTTGCCGGCTGCATCCGTGCCCACGTTGTTTGATGAGGCGGCGGAATTGTTGATGCCCAAAGGCGCAGACTCACGGCTGACGGCGGAGCGAGACGCACTGCGGGCTCAGCTTGGTGCCGCTCCTAATTATGCTCAGAGTCGCCTAGCACTGAGTCAGCTTCGGCGTGAGATTGGGGGGTTAGCCCTTGAGGCTCAGCTTCTCAGCAGCGAGGAACAGAAGTACTGGGTAGATGCGGCCTGCTTTGGTGGCGAGCTCGATACATACCCGGTGCGCCATATCGGGGCCTGGTTTGAACGCCGAGGGCGCCGGTGGTTCGTCCAGTCAGTATTGGCAGGTGGTCCGGCGGCTGACGCCGGTATTGTGCGCGGTGACGAGATTTTAACCGTCAATGGTCAGCCGTTTGCGCCTGTGGCCAGCTTCCGTGATGTGCAACCTGCGGCGCAGGTGCAGCTGGGCCTTAGGCGTCTGCCGTGGGAGGCGCCGCGGCAAATAAAAGTGACTGTTACCTCTAGCAGCATGGCAGAAGCCCTCAAGCGTCATCAGACCCTAGGTAGTTTTGTTCGTCAGGTGGGGGGCAGGCGTGTCATGTACGCACCGTTGCCACTGACCTGCCATCGGTCGCTGGAGACGGCCCTCGCGGCCCTCGCCGTCAAGGCGCAGGCTCAGGCAGACGCACTGGTGCTGGATTTGCGCGGGGACTTTGCTGATGGTGGTTTGACCTTTGCGGCTCCCTTTATCAGCCTGCCCACCAGCAAAGATACGGCGGCGAGCCCCTTGGGTTTGGCGCCGTTTGCTAAGAAGTTGGTGCTCCTGGTGGATGCAGGAACCCGCGGTGGGCGTGAGCAGTTAGCCGCCTTTTTGCAACAGCGTGGGCGGGCCGTTTTAGTGGGCACCACGACAGCGGGAGCGACCAGAGCCGGTCGTGCGGTGAGTCTGGGCGACGGGGGTGATGCGCTCCTCTGGCTACCACGCGGCGACGGCGGCGGCGCGCCTCTGGTGCCCGATGTAGCCGTTGAGGCGGCGCTCGTCTATGCTGCTGGCGGCGACGCGATCCTAGATCAAGGCTTAGCCCAAGCTGCGCTTACGGCCGCGCCACGTAATTGA